From a region of the Chitinophaga caseinilytica genome:
- a CDS encoding amidophosphoribosyltransferase translates to MEKQHNRGQDGAGLATVKLHTEPGVPFMHRIRSAQPQPIGDVFGKVRDEIAEIEKYQPEITRYPGLMKGHVRFLGELLLGHLRYATQGKNDVDLCHPFVRYNTIPARNLTMAGNFNLVNVDELFSFTKVSPGEKHKNSDLAAMLEVVHHFLCKEDEERQNGLDVKNILKQAFSMFDGGYHVGGLIGSGDSFVIRDPHGIRPSYYYVNEDVIVTASERAAIRTTFNVGENEVMELMPGNALIVKENGEYSIEEIIPARERRACSFERIYFSRGNDEKIYKERHALGYHLSETVLKAIDNDLRNTIFSFIPNTAEVAFYGLIKGLEDYLNRIKVERIMSWGKDFDEEKLNEMVNRRVRIDKIAIKDVKMRTFITEDSSRNEMVQHVYDITYGTVRPGTDTLVVIDDSIVRGTTLRESIIKMLDRLGPKRIIVMSSAPQIRYPDCYGIDMSKMGEFVAFQAAIALIREQGKEYILQEAYGLAKELERTNTLNAQNVVKNVYKPFTPEQISAKIAEIITPPGIEAKVEVIYQNIESLHASCPSNLGDWYFTGDYPTPGGNRVVNKAFMNYMEGKNERGY, encoded by the coding sequence ATGGAAAAGCAGCATAACCGTGGACAAGACGGTGCAGGCCTTGCCACTGTAAAATTACACACCGAGCCCGGGGTGCCATTCATGCACCGGATCCGGAGCGCACAGCCGCAGCCCATCGGCGACGTTTTTGGTAAAGTGCGCGACGAAATCGCAGAAATAGAGAAATACCAACCCGAGATCACCCGCTACCCGGGCCTCATGAAAGGGCACGTCCGATTCCTGGGGGAACTGCTGCTGGGGCATCTCCGCTACGCCACCCAGGGCAAAAACGACGTCGACCTTTGCCATCCCTTCGTTAGATACAATACCATCCCCGCCCGCAACCTCACCATGGCCGGTAACTTCAACCTGGTGAATGTGGACGAGCTGTTCAGCTTTACGAAAGTTTCACCCGGCGAAAAGCATAAGAACAGTGATCTGGCGGCCATGCTCGAAGTGGTGCACCACTTCCTCTGCAAAGAGGACGAGGAGCGGCAGAACGGGCTGGACGTGAAGAACATCCTCAAACAGGCGTTCTCCATGTTCGACGGTGGTTACCATGTAGGAGGGCTCATCGGTTCCGGCGACTCTTTCGTTATCCGCGATCCGCACGGCATTCGTCCTTCGTATTATTATGTGAACGAAGACGTGATCGTGACCGCTTCCGAGCGCGCGGCCATCCGCACCACTTTCAACGTGGGCGAAAATGAAGTGATGGAACTGATGCCCGGAAACGCCCTCATCGTAAAGGAAAACGGCGAATACTCCATCGAAGAGATCATCCCGGCCCGCGAGCGCCGCGCCTGCTCCTTCGAACGGATCTACTTCTCCCGCGGCAACGACGAAAAAATCTACAAAGAGCGCCACGCACTGGGATATCACCTTTCCGAAACCGTGCTCAAAGCCATCGATAACGATCTTCGCAATACCATCTTCTCCTTCATCCCCAACACCGCCGAAGTAGCCTTCTACGGCCTCATCAAAGGGCTCGAAGATTATCTCAACCGCATTAAGGTGGAAAGGATCATGAGCTGGGGCAAGGATTTCGATGAAGAAAAACTCAACGAAATGGTGAACCGCCGCGTCCGGATCGACAAGATCGCCATCAAGGACGTGAAAATGCGGACCTTCATCACCGAAGATTCCAGCCGTAACGAAATGGTGCAGCACGTGTACGACATCACCTACGGAACCGTCCGGCCCGGCACAGACACGCTGGTAGTGATCGACGACTCCATCGTGCGTGGTACCACCCTCCGCGAAAGCATCATCAAAATGCTCGACCGCCTCGGCCCGAAACGCATCATCGTCATGTCGTCTGCCCCGCAAATCCGCTACCCGGACTGCTACGGCATCGATATGAGCAAAATGGGCGAGTTCGTCGCCTTCCAGGCCGCCATCGCACTGATCCGCGAGCAGGGCAAGGAATACATCCTGCAGGAAGCTTACGGCCTGGCGAAAGAACTGGAGCGCACCAACACACTGAACGCCCAAAACGTAGTGAAAAACGTCTACAAACCTTTCACGCCCGAGCAGATTTCCGCGAAAATCGCAGAGATCATCACCCCGCCCGGCATCGAAGCGAAAGTGGAAGTGATCTATCAAAACATCGAAAGCCTGCACGCCAGCTGCCCCAGCAACCTGGGCGACTGGTACTTTACCGGCGACTACCCCACTCCGGGCGGAAACCGCGTGGTGAACAAGGCTTTCATGAACTATATGGAAGGAAAGAACGAAAGGGGATACTGA
- a CDS encoding SixA phosphatase family protein, which produces MKTLLLIRHAKSSWNDPDMDDFDRPLNKRGKQNAPEMAIRLLGRGLLPELVISSPAKRARTTARIMAKEWNYPREAILLEEELYLCYASTFLKHITRIDDDFNIVAIFAHNPGITDFANYLTEEIRIDNVPTAGVFAISADTEKWEDFDRAPKKFLFFDYPKSEEAV; this is translated from the coding sequence ATGAAAACATTGTTATTGATCCGCCACGCAAAATCCAGTTGGAACGACCCGGACATGGACGATTTTGACCGGCCTCTCAACAAACGCGGTAAACAGAACGCCCCAGAAATGGCCATCCGGTTGCTGGGCCGCGGTTTACTGCCCGAGCTGGTCATTTCAAGTCCTGCGAAACGGGCGCGCACAACGGCGCGTATCATGGCCAAAGAATGGAATTATCCCCGCGAGGCCATCCTCCTCGAAGAGGAGCTCTATCTCTGCTACGCTTCCACTTTCCTGAAGCATATCACCCGCATCGACGATGATTTCAACATCGTCGCCATCTTCGCCCATAACCCCGGCATCACCGATTTCGCCAACTATCTCACGGAAGAAATCCGTATCGACAATGTTCCCACGGCAGGAGTTTTCGCCATCTCGGCCGACACGGAAAAGTGGGAAGACTTCGATCGCGCCCCCAAAAAATTCCTGTTTTTCGATTACCCCAAAAGCGAAGAAGCCGTTTAA
- a CDS encoding serine hydrolase, producing MKQLLSLVLALTFLQANAQQRTRTFLADSLDNYIIKAMDEGQIPGVAVAIVKDGKVVLMKGYGVKEVGKTDKVDSNTVFMIGSNTKAFTATALAQLQAEGKLQLNDPVRKHLPDFRLHDPWVSEHAIIRDLLSHRLGFYTFQGDFMFFDSDLTVAQVRERLAKLEPPFGFRTTWGYCNAAFLTAGEIIPKVTGKTWAQFLKEKFFEPLGMRNTIATSAEIPTVKNIAAAHSVFLGELKKVPYGNLDNLAPAGSIGSSVADMSHWVKALLAGGRYEGREVISGDAIMETRLLHSSLGEGGHAFNRKQFNLYGLGWFTNSYEGRLIVEHTGGVNGFVTAVRLLPEENLGIVVLTNTESNNFYNDLTDELTDAMLDLPFRNYARKSLDEQREELAEVKKTLQQIREEIAAKPKLSVPLTAFVGNYEHPVYGKMNIRMEKDGLAMRFEHHPNLVGKLYPKKEDEFWCFYNLTMYGIKETHFTVEADKVKTVTIRVSGFVESAPYEFRKLD from the coding sequence ATGAAACAACTCTTATCCCTGGTATTGGCGCTCACTTTCCTGCAGGCGAACGCCCAGCAGCGCACGCGCACTTTCCTGGCCGACAGCCTGGACAATTACATAATTAAAGCCATGGATGAAGGGCAGATCCCGGGTGTGGCGGTGGCCATCGTCAAAGACGGAAAGGTAGTTTTGATGAAAGGATACGGGGTGAAGGAAGTGGGGAAAACGGATAAAGTGGATAGCAACACCGTGTTCATGATCGGTTCCAATACCAAGGCGTTTACCGCCACGGCGCTCGCGCAGCTCCAGGCCGAAGGGAAGTTGCAGCTCAACGATCCCGTCCGCAAACACCTCCCCGACTTCCGGCTTCACGACCCCTGGGTGTCGGAACACGCCATCATCCGCGACCTGCTCAGCCACCGGCTCGGTTTTTATACCTTCCAGGGAGATTTCATGTTTTTCGATTCCGACCTCACGGTAGCGCAGGTCCGGGAAAGGTTGGCGAAACTGGAGCCGCCATTCGGCTTCCGTACCACCTGGGGCTATTGTAATGCCGCTTTCCTCACTGCGGGGGAGATCATTCCGAAAGTAACGGGCAAAACCTGGGCGCAATTCCTGAAAGAGAAATTCTTCGAGCCCCTGGGCATGCGCAACACCATCGCCACTTCGGCCGAAATCCCGACGGTGAAAAACATTGCTGCTGCGCACTCCGTTTTTCTCGGCGAACTGAAGAAAGTCCCCTACGGCAATCTGGATAACCTCGCGCCGGCGGGCAGTATCGGTTCTTCGGTAGCGGATATGTCGCACTGGGTGAAGGCGCTCCTGGCCGGCGGGCGATACGAAGGCCGCGAAGTGATTTCCGGTGACGCGATCATGGAAACCCGGCTGCTGCACTCGAGCCTCGGGGAAGGCGGGCACGCTTTCAACCGGAAGCAATTCAATTTATACGGCCTCGGATGGTTCACCAATTCCTACGAAGGCCGGCTGATCGTAGAACACACCGGCGGCGTCAACGGTTTTGTGACGGCCGTACGCCTGCTGCCCGAAGAAAACCTGGGCATCGTGGTGCTCACCAATACCGAATCCAACAACTTCTATAACGATCTTACAGATGAGCTCACCGACGCAATGCTCGATCTTCCCTTCCGCAATTACGCCCGCAAATCGCTGGACGAACAGCGGGAAGAACTCGCGGAAGTGAAAAAAACACTGCAACAGATCCGGGAGGAAATTGCGGCGAAACCGAAACTTTCCGTGCCTTTGACGGCGTTCGTTGGAAATTACGAACATCCTGTTTACGGCAAAATGAACATCCGTATGGAAAAAGACGGCCTGGCGATGCGGTTCGAGCATCACCCGAACCTGGTCGGCAAACTCTATCCCAAAAAGGAAGACGAATTCTGGTGCTTCTACAATCTTACCATGTACGGCATTAAGGAAACGCACTTCACAGTGGAGGCCGATAAAGTGAAAACCGTGACGATCCGCGTATCCGGTTTCGTGGAAAGCGCGCCCTACGAATTCCGTAAGCTGGACTAG
- a CDS encoding acyl-CoA thioesterase: MTNESRIQQSETRIFKAVFPNTTNHYDTLFGGTAMQLMDEVAFITATRYARKRMVTVSSDKIDFKKPIPAGTIVELIGRVTHTGNTSLQVLVEIFVEEMYSDERYRAISGTFTFVAIDEYKRPVPLEA, encoded by the coding sequence ATGACGAACGAATCAAGAATACAACAGTCGGAAACCCGGATTTTCAAAGCCGTGTTTCCCAATACGACCAATCATTACGACACGCTTTTCGGCGGAACGGCCATGCAGCTGATGGATGAAGTGGCCTTCATCACCGCCACCCGCTACGCGCGCAAACGCATGGTGACCGTATCTTCCGACAAGATCGATTTCAAAAAACCCATTCCCGCCGGCACGATCGTGGAATTGATCGGGCGCGTGACGCACACGGGCAACACGAGCCTGCAGGTGCTGGTGGAGATTTTCGTAGAGGAAATGTATTCCGACGAAAGATACCGCGCCATCAGCGGCACGTTCACGTTCGTAGCGATCGACGAGTACAAGCGCCCCGTACCGCTGGAAGCCTAG
- a CDS encoding S-adenosyl-l-methionine hydroxide adenosyltransferase family protein: protein MKRILFLLMVCLLPAIAFAQRALVLQTDFGLKDGAVAAMKGVAFGVSPALPVFDLTHEIPPYNIWEAAYRLYQTAAYWPAGTVFVSVIDPGVGSSRKSVVLKTKSGHYFVTPDNGTLTLVAEHLGLDAIREIDESRNRLPGSGQSYTFHGRDVYAYTGARLAAGKIPFDSVGPRLPDSVVTIPYQKAQVSGNKILGNIPILDVQYGNVWTNIGEKELNLLDVHYGDILKISIYKGTSFRYQATMPFVTTFSAVSPGNLLAYTNSLLQLSIAVNEDSFAYKYQIGSGADWRIEVEKVKKAR, encoded by the coding sequence ATGAAACGGATCTTATTCCTGTTGATGGTATGCCTGCTGCCGGCGATCGCTTTCGCGCAGCGCGCCCTCGTGCTGCAGACCGATTTTGGGCTGAAAGACGGCGCCGTGGCGGCGATGAAAGGCGTTGCGTTCGGTGTGTCTCCCGCTTTGCCCGTATTCGATCTTACCCACGAAATCCCTCCGTACAACATCTGGGAAGCCGCCTACCGCCTCTACCAGACGGCGGCCTACTGGCCCGCAGGTACCGTCTTCGTTTCCGTGATCGACCCCGGCGTGGGCTCGTCGCGCAAATCTGTCGTGCTGAAAACCAAATCCGGCCACTACTTCGTGACGCCCGACAACGGCACCCTCACGCTCGTAGCGGAACACCTCGGCCTGGATGCCATCCGCGAAATCGACGAATCCCGCAACCGGCTGCCCGGCTCCGGTCAATCCTACACCTTCCACGGCCGCGATGTGTACGCGTACACCGGCGCGCGCCTCGCCGCAGGCAAAATCCCGTTCGACTCCGTTGGCCCGCGCCTCCCGGATTCCGTAGTCACCATTCCCTACCAGAAAGCGCAAGTCTCCGGGAACAAAATCCTCGGCAACATTCCCATCCTCGATGTCCAATACGGCAACGTCTGGACCAACATCGGCGAAAAGGAGCTCAACCTGCTCGACGTCCATTACGGCGATATCCTGAAGATCTCCATATATAAAGGCACCTCTTTCCGGTACCAGGCCACCATGCCTTTCGTGACCACGTTCTCCGCCGTTTCGCCGGGTAACTTGCTCGCCTATACGAATAGTTTACTGCAATTGTCCATCGCGGTGAACGAAGACAGTTTCGCGTATAAATACCAGATCGGCAGCGGCGCGGATTGGCGGATCGAGGTGGAAAAAGTTAAAAAAGCAAGATGA
- a CDS encoding MarC family protein: protein MTGSYIGFATAVFMGFFSIVNPIANVPVFLDLTDYMTPAQRRQIALKSVIVAFIIIVVFSVAGNSILHLFNISLPALRITGGILLFVVGYRMILEDKPHPEKRIDAKEGDPGISVAVTPLAMPLMAGPGTITTAMNYAASADKWHTVIVIVVYGVLCYIAYLLFLSGGHIVRLLGNNTMTVITKMMGLILAVLGVQMLLAGVNEGIRLGSQ from the coding sequence ATGACGGGCAGCTATATCGGGTTCGCGACGGCCGTGTTCATGGGTTTCTTTTCCATCGTCAACCCCATCGCCAACGTCCCCGTTTTCCTGGACCTTACCGATTACATGACGCCGGCCCAACGCAGGCAAATTGCGCTGAAATCCGTCATCGTGGCGTTTATCATCATCGTGGTATTCAGCGTGGCGGGGAATTCCATCCTGCATCTCTTCAACATTTCCCTTCCCGCATTGCGCATCACAGGCGGCATCCTGCTGTTTGTTGTGGGCTACAGGATGATCCTCGAAGACAAACCCCATCCCGAAAAACGTATCGACGCCAAAGAAGGCGACCCCGGCATTTCGGTAGCCGTTACCCCGCTCGCCATGCCCCTCATGGCCGGCCCGGGCACTATCACCACCGCCATGAACTATGCCGCGTCTGCCGATAAATGGCATACGGTCATCGTGATCGTCGTTTACGGCGTGCTGTGCTATATCGCGTATTTGCTGTTCCTGTCTGGCGGGCACATCGTGCGGTTACTGGGGAATAATACCATGACAGTCATCACCAAAATGATGGGCTTGATTTTAGCCGTGCTGGGCGTGCAGATGTTACTGGCAGGTGTGAATGAAGGGATCAGGCTGGGGAGCCAGTGA
- a CDS encoding APC family permease, whose amino-acid sequence MVKKTKKGNLSLSAAISMGIGAMIGAGIFALLGQTGAIVGSATWLSFLIAGGITILCGYSFARLGARYPSNGGVLEYLVQAYGVNIYSGGMGIFYYVSMIVLSAVVAKSFGAYAAVLLGHGGADWVQNLTAAGIVAALVVLNFVSVTAFARVEKIFVAVKLTVLFGFAILGFYTIQPENLAFPAHLAPSSLLSSVAVTFFAYTGFNVISGAVEHIDNPAKTLPRAIMTTILLVTGVYIVLAIVVFGNLSADQVVAAKETALAEAARPMLGNTGFVIVSVAALVSSITAINANLFSTGNNSYVMAAYGTLPKAFEKHLWGRGTEGLAITGVCIIALIMLFDLSVIASLGGMAMLLCYSAVNIGHLRVLKETKATPWIAWLAAIVSCGTVILVVIVDATGAPRHLLVTGIFLVFSFLAEWLIRLSTGRKVKPNIVHPKKDAP is encoded by the coding sequence ATGGTAAAAAAGACCAAGAAGGGCAATCTTTCCCTTTCCGCCGCCATATCCATGGGGATCGGCGCCATGATCGGCGCGGGCATTTTTGCCCTGTTGGGCCAAACGGGCGCCATCGTAGGTTCGGCCACCTGGCTGTCTTTCCTCATCGCCGGAGGCATCACCATCCTTTGCGGATATTCCTTTGCCCGCCTGGGCGCGCGCTACCCGTCTAACGGCGGGGTGCTCGAATACCTGGTACAGGCTTACGGGGTGAACATTTACTCCGGCGGGATGGGGATATTTTATTACGTCAGCATGATCGTACTGTCTGCCGTAGTCGCTAAATCCTTCGGCGCTTATGCGGCCGTATTGCTGGGCCACGGCGGTGCAGACTGGGTGCAGAACCTCACCGCCGCGGGCATCGTGGCGGCGCTGGTGGTCCTCAACTTCGTGAGCGTCACCGCGTTCGCGCGGGTGGAGAAAATTTTCGTGGCTGTGAAACTGACCGTATTGTTCGGTTTCGCCATCCTCGGTTTTTATACCATCCAGCCGGAAAACCTCGCCTTCCCAGCGCACCTGGCCCCCAGCAGTCTCCTCAGCAGCGTGGCCGTCACTTTCTTCGCTTATACCGGCTTCAACGTGATCAGCGGCGCCGTGGAGCATATCGACAATCCCGCCAAAACGCTCCCCCGGGCCATTATGACCACCATTCTGCTGGTGACCGGCGTGTACATCGTGCTGGCGATCGTCGTGTTCGGGAACCTCAGTGCAGACCAGGTGGTAGCTGCAAAGGAAACCGCCCTGGCCGAAGCTGCGCGCCCCATGCTGGGGAACACCGGGTTCGTGATCGTGTCTGTAGCCGCGCTGGTGTCGAGCATCACGGCCATCAACGCCAATCTCTTTTCCACGGGCAATAATTCGTACGTCATGGCCGCGTACGGCACGCTGCCGAAGGCTTTCGAGAAACATCTGTGGGGCCGCGGCACGGAGGGGCTCGCCATCACCGGCGTCTGCATCATTGCGCTGATCATGCTATTCGACCTTTCCGTGATCGCATCCCTCGGCGGTATGGCCATGCTGCTTTGCTACAGCGCCGTCAATATCGGCCATCTCCGGGTGCTGAAAGAAACGAAAGCCACGCCGTGGATCGCGTGGCTGGCGGCGATCGTCAGCTGCGGAACGGTGATACTGGTCGTGATCGTAGACGCCACCGGCGCACCGCGGCACTTACTCGTTACCGGGATCTTCCTCGTGTTTTCGTTTTTGGCCGAATGGCTGATACGCCTGTCTACCGGGCGGAAAGTAAAGCCCAACATCGTTCATCCGAAAAAAGACGCACCATGA
- the aspA gene encoding aspartate ammonia-lyase, producing the protein MAQRREHDFLGEREIPADVYYGIQTLRAIENFHITGIPLNTEPLFVQALAYVKKGAAMANAELGALDKNIAEHIIKASDRVINGEFDSQFITDLIQGGAGTSVNMNANEVIANVALEMMGKKKGEYDFCHPNNHVNCSQSTNDAYPTAFRIALINKLSSYKQSLAALAESFDKKGDEFKQVLKMGRTQLQDAVPMSMGDEFKAFATTIREELARVEESKRLISEINMGATAIGTGVNAPDGYAELVTKHLARITGLPLVLASDLIEATVDTGAYVQLSGVLKRTAVKVSKICNDLRLLSSGPRCGLNEINLPPMQPGSSIMPGKVNPVIPEVVNQTAFYVIGQDLTLTLAAEAGQLQLNVMEPVIGFALFTSITYMTNACNTLREKCVDGITANAKHTQEMVMQSIGIVTQLNPIIGYEQSAAIAREALETGKSVHDIAVKEKKLVTQQKWDEIFTFDNMIRPKFINS; encoded by the coding sequence ATGGCACAACGCAGAGAACATGACTTTTTAGGCGAACGCGAAATCCCGGCCGACGTGTATTATGGAATCCAGACCCTCCGGGCCATCGAGAATTTCCACATCACCGGCATCCCGCTGAACACGGAACCCCTGTTTGTCCAGGCCCTCGCATATGTGAAGAAAGGCGCCGCCATGGCCAATGCAGAGCTCGGTGCGCTCGATAAGAACATCGCGGAGCATATCATAAAAGCCAGCGACCGGGTGATCAACGGCGAATTCGATTCCCAGTTCATCACCGACCTCATCCAGGGCGGCGCGGGCACCAGCGTGAATATGAACGCCAATGAAGTGATCGCCAACGTGGCACTCGAAATGATGGGCAAAAAGAAAGGTGAATACGATTTCTGCCATCCCAACAACCACGTCAATTGCTCGCAATCCACCAACGACGCCTACCCCACCGCGTTCCGCATCGCGCTGATCAATAAACTGTCGTCCTACAAACAAAGCCTCGCCGCGCTCGCAGAGTCGTTCGACAAGAAAGGCGACGAATTCAAACAGGTCCTCAAAATGGGGCGCACCCAATTGCAGGACGCGGTGCCCATGAGCATGGGCGACGAGTTCAAAGCCTTCGCCACCACCATCCGCGAAGAGCTGGCCCGTGTCGAGGAAAGCAAACGGCTGATCTCCGAGATCAACATGGGCGCTACGGCCATCGGTACCGGCGTGAACGCGCCCGACGGTTATGCCGAGCTCGTGACGAAACATCTCGCCAGGATCACGGGCCTGCCGCTGGTGTTGGCCAGCGACCTCATCGAGGCTACGGTAGACACGGGCGCGTACGTGCAGTTGTCGGGCGTGCTGAAACGCACGGCTGTGAAGGTTTCCAAGATATGTAACGATTTACGCCTGCTCTCCTCCGGCCCGCGTTGCGGCCTCAACGAAATCAATCTGCCACCCATGCAGCCGGGCTCGTCCATCATGCCGGGCAAAGTGAACCCCGTGATCCCCGAAGTCGTGAACCAGACGGCGTTTTACGTGATCGGGCAAGACCTTACACTGACCCTCGCCGCCGAAGCCGGCCAGTTACAGCTGAACGTGATGGAACCGGTGATCGGTTTCGCGCTGTTCACGTCCATCACCTATATGACGAACGCCTGCAACACCCTCCGCGAAAAATGTGTGGATGGGATCACAGCCAACGCGAAGCATACCCAGGAAATGGTCATGCAAAGCATCGGTATCGTAACGCAGCTCAACCCCATCATCGGTTACGAACAATCGGCCGCCATTGCGCGCGAAGCGCTGGAAACGGGCAAGTCGGTACACGATATCGCGGTGAAGGAAAAGAAACTGGTGACGCAGCAAAAGTGGGATGAGATATTCACGTTCGACAATATGATCCGCCCCAAATTCATTAACAGTTAA